TAGCGGTCGCGTTCTGAACTGCTCGCTGCGGCGCAGCAAATTTTTCTTCCGTCTCCGCTCTTGAAATAGCGAAACCCCGCCCCTATTATTAGCACTCGTTGGCAGTGAGTGCTAACAGTCCGGCGCAAGCCGTGACCACTGCGAATTTTCCGGCGGGATGGTCCCGCCACAGTTTAAACAGTACTAAGGAGTGAACTCGATGAAGATTCGTCCCCTGCACGATCGCGTGATCGTCAAGCGTCTGGAAGCCGAACGCAAGACCGCCAGCGGTATCGTGATCCCCGATTCCGCCGGTGAAAAGCCCGATCAGGGCGAAGTGCTGGCTGTCGGCAACGGCAAGATCCTGGACGACGGCAACGTGCGTCCGATGGCCGTCAAGGTGGGCGACAAGGTGCTGTTCGGCAAGTACGCCGGCCAGTCCGTGAAGGTCGAAGGCGACGAGCTGCTCGTCATGCGCGAAGAAGACATCATGGGCGTGGTTGAAGGCTGAGCCTCCCGCAATCCCACGATTCTCGATTCGAAATAATTCAGGAGTTCTAAAGAATGGCTGCTAAAGAAGTCAAGTTCGGTGATTCCGCGCGCGAGCGCATGGTTGCTGGTATCAACACCCTGGCCAACGCGGTCAAGGTCACCCTCGGCCCCAAGGGTCGCAACGTCGTGCTCGAGCGCTCCTTCGGCGCCCCGACCGTGACCAAGGACGGTGTTTCGGTCGCCAAGGAAATCGAACTGAAGGACAAGTTCGAGAACATGGGCGCTCAGATGGTCAAGGAAGTTGCTTCCAAGACCTCCGACATCGCCGGTGACGGCACCACCACGGCAACCGTGCTGGCTCAGTCGATCGTTCGTGAAGGCATGAAGTTCGTTGCTGCCGGCATGAACCCGATGGACCTCAAGCGCGGTATCGACAAGGCTGTCATCGCCACCATCGACGAGCTGAAGAAGCTGTCGAAGCCCTGCTCGACCAACAAGGAAATCGCCCAGGTCGGTTCGATCTCCGCCAACTCCGACGCTGACATCGGCGAGATCATCGCCCGCGCCATGGACAAGGTTGGCAAGGAAGGCGTGATCACCGTTGAAGACGGCAAGAGCCTCGCCAACGAACTCGACGTCGTCGAAGGCATGCAGTTCGACCGCGGCTACCTGTCGCCCTACTTCATCAACAACCCGGACAAGCAGGTTGCCATCCTCGACAACCCGTTCGTTCTGCTGTTCGACAAGAAGATCTCCAACATCCGTGACCTGCTGCCGGTACTCGAGCAAGTTGCCAAGGCTGGCCGTCCGCTGCTGATCATCGCTGAAGATGTCGATGGCGAAGCGCTGGCGACCCTGGTGGTGAACAACATCCGTGGCATCCTCAAGACCTGCGCCGTCAAGGCGCCGGGCTTCGGTGACCGCCGCAAGGCCATGCTGGAGGACATCGCTGTCCTGACCGGCGGCCAGGTGATCGCAGAAGAAGTGGGTCTGACCCTCGAGAAGTGCACGCTGGAAGAGCTGGGCCAGGCCAAGCGTATCGAAGTCGGCAAGGAAAACACCATCGTTATCGACGGTGCCGGCGACGGTGAGCGCATCGAAGCACGCGTCAAGCAGATCCGTGTTCAGATCGAAGAAGCAACCTCCGACTACGATCGTGAGAAACTGCAAGAGCGCGTGGCCAAGCTGGCCGGCGGTGTTGCGCTGATCAAGGTTGGCGCTGCGACCGAAGTCGAAATGAAGGAAAAGAAGGCGCGCGTCGAAGACGCACTGCACGCCACCCGTGCTGCCGTTGAAGAAGGTATCGTTCCCGGCGGCGGCGTTGCCCTGCTGCGTGCTCGTGCCAACCTCACCGGCCTCAAGGGTGACAACCATGACCAGGACGCAGGCATCAAGATCGTGCTGCGCGCCATGGAGCAGCCGCTGCGCGAAATCGTCGCCAACGCGGGTGACGAGCCCTCGGTGGTGGTGAACCGCGTGACCGAAGGTGAAGGCAACTTCGGCTACAACGCTGCGACCGGCGAGTACGGCGACATGGTCGAGATGGGCGTGCTGGATCCCACCAAGGTGACCCGCACCGCGCTGCAGAACGCAGCTTCGGTTGCTGGCCTGATGCTCACCACCGACTGCATGGTTGCTGAACTGGCCGACGACAAGGCTGGTGGCGGCATGCCCGACATGGGCGGCATGGGTGGTATGGGCGGTATGGGCGGCATGGGCATGTAATTGCCCGCTGACCTTACGGTCCGGCTCAAAAGCCCCGCTTCGGCGGGGCTTTTTTTTGCCTGTCGAGTCCTGCCCCCAGCTCGTAATGGCGCGGGGCAAGGGCGCGCGCAATCGCGCATGGAGCAAAGCGCTACGCGCAATGACTCAGGCGTGGGATAATCGCGGAGAAAGGAAAAGACGGCAGGGAGCATCGGCGCCATGAGCGCGACGCTCCCCGGAACGCGTGCGCTGCTGAACGCGTGCGTTCCCGAAGACCGAGTAAAAGGAGAACAGCGGGGCTGAATTTAATGGGTTCCGCTTACATTCAACTTACATCCGGAATCCTATGCGCATTCTTCTAGCGGAAGATGACCCAGTCATCGCCGACGGAATCGGCAGGGCACTCAAGCGTGGCGGGTATGCAATCGACCATGTCGCCAATGGTGCAGACGCGGATGCAGCGCTCGCTTCGCAGCCCTACGACCTGCTGATTCTCGACCTTGGACTCCCGAAGCTGCCAGGAATCGAGGTGCTCAAACGATTGCGGGGGCGCAAGTCTGCAATACCGGTCCTGATCCTCACCGCGCAGGACGGTGTCGAGGATCGCGTGCGCGGCCTTGATGCGGGCGCGGACGACTACATGACCAAGCCCTTCGCCTTGCCCGAACTCGAGGCCCGTGTGCGTGCCCATACCCGGCGTGGTACCGGCCAGCCGCGCTGCATCGAGGTAGGCAACCTTA
This genomic interval from Parazoarcus communis contains the following:
- a CDS encoding response regulator transcription factor, which produces MRILLAEDDPVIADGIGRALKRGGYAIDHVANGADADAALASQPYDLLILDLGLPKLPGIEVLKRLRGRKSAIPVLILTAQDGVEDRVRGLDAGADDYMTKPFALPELEARVRAHTRRGTGQPRCIEVGNLTYDQADHVVKINGQMVELSAREVGLLEVFILRVGRLVSKDQLVDHLCGWGEEVSSNAIEVYVHRLRKKLEDSGVRIVTVRGLGYCLENPDAVPAAKG
- the groES gene encoding co-chaperone GroES; translation: MKIRPLHDRVIVKRLEAERKTASGIVIPDSAGEKPDQGEVLAVGNGKILDDGNVRPMAVKVGDKVLFGKYAGQSVKVEGDELLVMREEDIMGVVEG
- the groL gene encoding chaperonin GroEL (60 kDa chaperone family; promotes refolding of misfolded polypeptides especially under stressful conditions; forms two stacked rings of heptamers to form a barrel-shaped 14mer; ends can be capped by GroES; misfolded proteins enter the barrel where they are refolded when GroES binds), yielding MAAKEVKFGDSARERMVAGINTLANAVKVTLGPKGRNVVLERSFGAPTVTKDGVSVAKEIELKDKFENMGAQMVKEVASKTSDIAGDGTTTATVLAQSIVREGMKFVAAGMNPMDLKRGIDKAVIATIDELKKLSKPCSTNKEIAQVGSISANSDADIGEIIARAMDKVGKEGVITVEDGKSLANELDVVEGMQFDRGYLSPYFINNPDKQVAILDNPFVLLFDKKISNIRDLLPVLEQVAKAGRPLLIIAEDVDGEALATLVVNNIRGILKTCAVKAPGFGDRRKAMLEDIAVLTGGQVIAEEVGLTLEKCTLEELGQAKRIEVGKENTIVIDGAGDGERIEARVKQIRVQIEEATSDYDREKLQERVAKLAGGVALIKVGAATEVEMKEKKARVEDALHATRAAVEEGIVPGGGVALLRARANLTGLKGDNHDQDAGIKIVLRAMEQPLREIVANAGDEPSVVVNRVTEGEGNFGYNAATGEYGDMVEMGVLDPTKVTRTALQNAASVAGLMLTTDCMVAELADDKAGGGMPDMGGMGGMGGMGGMGM